The following are encoded in a window of uncultured Sphaerochaeta sp. genomic DNA:
- a CDS encoding FAD-dependent oxidoreductase, whose product MQYVIIGNSITSVGCIESIRKHDSEGSITVIGEENHPIYARPLISYLLQGKTDEEKMTYRDDAFYEKHDVRLLIGRKVENIEVDSQLLTLDDGSIMQYDKLLIATGSLPFIPPMKNLEEVDKKHTFLSISDAKELEAELHPTSRVLIIGAGLIGLKCAEGILERVQSVTVADLAGRILSSILDEEGSLRVQRHLEQAGIRFHLSESVREFCGQEALLTSGKVVGFDILVVAVGVKPNIQLAKDAGLAVNKGILIDQACRTSDAHIWAGGDCSEGWELISGERRNLALLPNAYMQGESAGYSMAGSEQRFEKAIAMNAIGFFGLHIITAGVYEGEDLLITTESGYKRLFIKDHHLVGCILIGDQVSRGGIYTDLIRNRTDLRNLDFAMISEQPALMAFAQKVRSEQLGRAQ is encoded by the coding sequence ATGCAATATGTAATTATTGGAAATTCCATCACCAGTGTAGGCTGCATTGAGTCCATCAGAAAACATGATTCAGAAGGGTCCATCACCGTCATCGGGGAAGAGAACCATCCCATCTATGCCAGGCCACTCATCTCCTACCTGCTCCAAGGAAAGACTGATGAAGAGAAGATGACCTACCGTGATGACGCGTTCTATGAAAAACATGATGTTCGTCTCCTTATAGGAAGAAAAGTGGAGAATATTGAAGTAGATTCTCAACTACTCACCTTGGACGACGGCTCTATTATGCAGTATGACAAGCTGCTGATCGCAACCGGCTCTCTTCCCTTCATTCCTCCAATGAAAAATCTTGAAGAGGTAGATAAGAAACACACGTTCCTCTCCATATCTGATGCCAAGGAGCTTGAAGCAGAGCTGCATCCCACGAGCCGGGTGCTTATCATCGGGGCCGGCTTGATCGGACTGAAGTGTGCCGAAGGAATTCTTGAGCGCGTCCAATCAGTAACGGTTGCCGATCTGGCAGGGAGAATTCTTTCCAGCATTCTTGATGAGGAAGGATCGCTTCGGGTGCAAAGACATCTGGAACAAGCAGGAATTCGTTTCCACCTCAGTGAAAGTGTTCGTGAGTTCTGTGGCCAGGAGGCATTACTAACCAGTGGTAAGGTAGTGGGATTCGATATCCTGGTTGTAGCTGTTGGAGTAAAGCCAAACATACAGTTGGCAAAAGATGCAGGGCTTGCGGTAAACAAGGGAATTCTCATTGATCAAGCATGCCGAACCAGTGATGCACATATCTGGGCTGGTGGGGACTGCAGTGAAGGATGGGAGCTCATAAGTGGAGAGAGACGGAATCTTGCTCTATTACCGAATGCATACATGCAGGGCGAGAGTGCTGGATATTCCATGGCTGGAAGCGAGCAACGTTTTGAAAAAGCCATCGCCATGAATGCGATAGGATTCTTCGGCTTGCACATCATCACAGCTGGGGTGTATGAAGGTGAGGATCTCCTAATTACCACAGAGAGTGGGTACAAGCGGCTCTTCATCAAGGACCATCACCTGGTTGGATGTATCCTGATTGGGGACCAGGTCTCACGCGGGGGAATCTACACTGACCTGATCAGAAACAGAACTGACCTCAGGAATCTGGACTTTGCCATGATCAGCGAGCAACCAGCATTGATGGCTTTTGCACAGAAGGTGAGAAGTGAACAGTTAGGGAGGGCACAATGA
- a CDS encoding glutamate synthase, whose protein sequence is MKQIDVGMMEYRRLNEQIRESKAKQFTLSSVTGQRYIGCAQKDKTITINGTAGNGLGSYLDGATLIVNGNAQDATGDTMNEGAIIVHGSCGDGTGYAMRGGKLYIRDSAGYRCGIHMKAFEEKQPLLIIGERAGSFLGEYQAGGTIIVLGRNQEGKAPVGYFCGTGMHGGTIYLRCDTLPQGLPPQVAVRDADEEDKALLSNLLEEYCTLFKFDREQLLASHFFVLSANSTTPYRMMYTHV, encoded by the coding sequence ATGAAGCAGATAGATGTGGGGATGATGGAGTACCGTAGGCTCAATGAACAGATACGGGAGAGCAAGGCGAAGCAGTTCACGCTCTCCTCTGTGACCGGTCAGCGCTACATTGGCTGTGCCCAGAAGGATAAGACCATCACCATTAACGGTACAGCAGGCAATGGACTCGGTTCCTATCTCGATGGTGCGACACTTATTGTGAATGGCAATGCCCAGGATGCAACTGGGGACACCATGAATGAGGGGGCCATTATCGTTCATGGCTCATGTGGAGATGGAACAGGGTATGCAATGCGAGGTGGGAAACTCTATATCCGCGACAGTGCAGGCTACCGCTGTGGTATCCACATGAAAGCATTCGAGGAGAAGCAACCGCTTCTGATCATTGGAGAGCGAGCAGGGAGCTTCCTTGGGGAGTACCAGGCAGGGGGAACCATCATCGTTCTGGGAAGAAACCAAGAGGGTAAAGCTCCGGTAGGTTATTTCTGTGGGACGGGGATGCATGGTGGCACAATCTATTTGCGCTGTGATACACTTCCTCAGGGGCTACCACCACAGGTTGCAGTGCGCGATGCTGATGAAGAAGATAAAGCGTTGCTTTCCAATCTTCTAGAAGAGTACTGTACCCTGTTCAAGTTTGACAGAGAACAGTTGCTTGCATCCCATTTTTTTGTACTGAGTGCAAACAGCACCACACCTTATCGGATGATGTATACCCATGTATGA
- a CDS encoding glutamine synthetase family protein — protein MMTNTHQEVMQFIKEQDVRFARLVFCDIFGQIKNISISASELERAFSSGISFDASSVKGFLEVEESDLLLFPDPATLSILPWRPAQGRVVRFFCSIKKPDGTLFEGDTRSLLQETVRKASLQGYSFGVGPECEFYLFKTDENGRPTYQPLDEGTYLDVAPLDKGENVRREICLTLEQMGFYTERSHHESGPGQNEIDFKYGTPVEAADDFITFKSVVKTISDRSGLFASFLPKPLQGESGSGLHFNLSIKSEGEQYSKLEAAMSAGILNRIQEISLFLNPLANSFERLGSFEAPKYVGWGRANRSLLIRIPYTSGEYRRIEVRSADPSCNPYLAITLLLSAALEGIRGNLPLEEEYQGSAYQKQTGRLLPSSLAEAMELARNSDFVQSNIPDRLLTCFLEAKGAEWRSYETAVDPFEASRKTYFLTT, from the coding sequence ATGATGACCAATACCCATCAAGAGGTGATGCAGTTCATCAAGGAACAGGATGTTCGGTTCGCCCGACTGGTATTCTGCGATATTTTCGGACAGATCAAGAATATTTCCATCTCGGCAAGTGAGCTGGAGCGTGCTTTTTCCAGCGGCATCAGTTTTGACGCATCCTCGGTAAAAGGATTCCTTGAAGTTGAAGAGAGCGACCTGTTACTCTTTCCCGACCCTGCCACCCTCTCCATCCTCCCTTGGCGTCCAGCCCAAGGCCGTGTGGTACGGTTCTTCTGCTCGATCAAGAAACCCGATGGAACCCTCTTCGAGGGGGACACACGCTCCCTTTTACAAGAGACAGTGAGAAAAGCATCTTTGCAGGGCTACTCCTTCGGAGTGGGCCCTGAGTGCGAGTTCTATCTCTTCAAGACCGATGAGAACGGCAGGCCAACCTACCAACCCTTGGACGAGGGCACCTATCTTGATGTTGCACCCTTGGACAAGGGAGAGAATGTACGAAGGGAGATCTGCCTGACCCTTGAGCAGATGGGCTTCTATACCGAACGCAGTCATCATGAGTCAGGACCAGGACAGAATGAGATTGATTTCAAGTATGGAACTCCTGTTGAGGCAGCAGACGACTTCATCACGTTCAAATCAGTCGTAAAGACCATCTCAGACCGCAGTGGCTTGTTCGCCTCATTCCTCCCCAAACCATTGCAGGGAGAGAGTGGAAGTGGTCTGCACTTCAACCTGTCCATCAAGTCAGAGGGAGAGCAGTACAGCAAGCTTGAGGCGGCGATGAGCGCTGGAATCCTGAATAGGATCCAGGAGATTTCCCTCTTCCTCAATCCACTTGCAAACTCCTTTGAGCGCCTCGGTTCTTTCGAAGCTCCCAAATATGTGGGATGGGGACGGGCAAACCGCTCGCTGCTTATCCGCATTCCCTACACCAGTGGGGAGTACCGCCGGATTGAGGTGCGTTCAGCCGACCCCTCCTGCAACCCATACCTTGCCATCACCTTGCTGCTCAGTGCTGCCTTGGAAGGAATCCGAGGCAATCTACCACTTGAGGAAGAATACCAAGGATCAGCATACCAAAAGCAGACAGGTCGCCTGCTCCCCTCCTCCTTGGCCGAAGCCATGGAACTGGCAAGGAACAGCGATTTTGTGCAATCCAACATACCTGACCGTCTGCTCACCTGTTTCCTTGAGGCAAAGGGAGCAGAGTGGAGGTCCTATGAGACGGCTGTAGACCCGTTTGAGGCGAGTCGAAAAACATATTTCCTAACGACGTAA
- a CDS encoding ANTAR domain-containing protein, producing the protein MLRALVVSSTQKGCDSLCSLMREHDRSIELLHCLSAGEARRLVLDQELDLVVINAPLLDESGEELAVMVVQQSLAGSILVVRNQYFEQCEALFSEQGVLVVSKPVIRQMFFQALSLARSMRRRLTAMHTENEKLHKKIEEIKIIDKAKWVLIENLGMDEQQAHRYMEKQAMDLRKSRYAVALSLLKTYQM; encoded by the coding sequence ATGCTTCGAGCGCTGGTTGTATCATCAACACAGAAAGGATGTGACTCATTGTGTTCGCTTATGCGAGAGCATGACCGATCCATTGAGCTCCTTCACTGTCTGAGCGCAGGAGAGGCCCGGCGGCTGGTACTTGACCAGGAACTCGATTTGGTGGTCATCAATGCTCCTCTGCTGGATGAGTCAGGGGAGGAGTTAGCCGTTATGGTGGTACAACAGAGCCTGGCAGGATCCATTCTTGTAGTACGGAACCAGTACTTTGAACAGTGTGAGGCACTGTTCTCCGAGCAAGGGGTGCTTGTGGTCAGCAAGCCAGTGATTCGCCAAATGTTTTTCCAAGCGCTTTCTCTGGCACGCTCTATGCGTCGCCGGTTGACAGCAATGCATACAGAGAATGAGAAACTCCATAAGAAAATTGAAGAGATCAAGATCATCGACAAGGCAAAATGGGTCTTGATCGAAAACCTTGGTATGGATGAGCAACAAGCACACCGTTACATGGAAAAGCAGGCAATGGATCTGCGTAAAAGCCGGTATGCCGTTGCTCTTTCCCTACTGAAGACCTACCAGATGTGA
- a CDS encoding CTP synthase → MAKHIFVTGGVVSGLGKGITAASLGRLLKARGLKIAAQKLDPYMNVDPGTMSPYQHGEVFVTEDGSETDLDLGHYERFIDEDLNKYSNLTSGRVYWNVLSKERSGAYLGSTVQIIPHVTTEIKEAIYALDRKTEAEVIITEIGGTTGDIESQPFLEAIRQIGHEVGQENCIFIHVTLVPYLKSSAEHKSKPTQHSVKELMASGIFPDIIVTRSDEPLEESIKDKIALFCNVKRDCVIENKTVPVLYEAPMMLRAENLDEIVCRELKLQTREPDLSEWKTMLKRIEGAKKQVRIALVGKYIQLHDAYLSVMEALKHGGWEHGAEVQIDWVDSEEVTKDTVEKLLCKADGILVPGGFGDRGIEGKILAARYAREHRIPYLGICLGMQIAVIEFARHVVGFIDAHSSEFAPDSKHPVIALMPDQRGNIPKGGTMRLGTYPCMVKPNTLMSKVYKESESIGERHRHRYEFNNEFREILQEKGLIISGTSPDETLVEAVELSSHPFFIGVQYHPEFKSRPNRPHPLFSGFIAASLGQQS, encoded by the coding sequence ATGGCCAAACACATTTTTGTGACGGGCGGGGTCGTTTCGGGCCTCGGGAAAGGTATTACCGCAGCATCGCTGGGAAGACTCTTGAAAGCAAGAGGACTGAAGATTGCAGCCCAGAAGCTCGACCCCTACATGAACGTGGACCCTGGAACAATGAGTCCATACCAACATGGGGAGGTTTTCGTGACCGAGGATGGTTCAGAGACCGACCTCGACCTTGGGCACTACGAGAGATTCATTGATGAGGACCTGAACAAGTACAGCAACCTAACCAGCGGAAGAGTGTACTGGAACGTACTGAGCAAGGAACGTAGCGGAGCCTACTTGGGATCCACTGTCCAGATTATTCCACATGTAACCACGGAGATAAAAGAAGCAATCTACGCATTGGACAGGAAGACAGAAGCTGAGGTAATCATTACCGAGATCGGGGGAACCACTGGTGATATCGAGAGCCAACCCTTCCTGGAGGCCATCAGACAGATAGGTCATGAGGTAGGACAAGAGAACTGTATTTTCATCCACGTAACGCTGGTTCCCTACCTGAAAAGCAGCGCAGAACATAAGAGCAAACCTACCCAGCACTCAGTAAAGGAGCTGATGGCAAGCGGTATCTTTCCCGATATCATAGTGACCCGCAGTGACGAACCACTGGAGGAGAGCATCAAGGACAAGATTGCACTCTTCTGCAATGTGAAGCGCGACTGTGTCATTGAGAACAAAACGGTACCGGTGCTCTACGAGGCTCCGATGATGCTGAGAGCCGAAAACCTCGATGAGATTGTCTGCAGGGAGTTGAAGCTGCAAACCAGAGAGCCTGACCTCTCTGAATGGAAGACAATGCTGAAGCGTATCGAAGGGGCAAAGAAACAGGTCCGCATCGCCTTGGTGGGAAAATATATACAACTGCACGATGCCTATCTCAGTGTGATGGAAGCACTCAAGCATGGGGGGTGGGAACATGGAGCAGAGGTCCAGATAGACTGGGTGGACAGTGAGGAGGTGACCAAGGATACGGTAGAGAAACTCCTGTGTAAAGCTGATGGAATCCTCGTTCCTGGAGGCTTCGGAGACCGAGGTATTGAAGGAAAAATACTTGCAGCCCGGTATGCCAGGGAACATAGGATCCCTTACCTTGGAATCTGTCTCGGGATGCAAATCGCCGTCATAGAATTTGCCCGCCATGTGGTAGGGTTCATTGACGCACACTCATCTGAATTTGCACCCGATTCCAAGCATCCAGTTATCGCCCTGATGCCAGACCAGCGGGGTAACATCCCCAAGGGAGGTACCATGCGCCTCGGTACCTACCCCTGTATGGTGAAACCGAATACACTCATGAGCAAGGTATACAAGGAATCTGAGAGTATCGGAGAGCGCCACCGGCACCGCTATGAGTTCAACAATGAGTTCAGGGAAATCCTTCAGGAAAAAGGCCTTATTATCAGTGGCACCAGTCCTGACGAAACCTTGGTGGAGGCTGTGGAGCTCTCATCCCATCCGTTCTTCATCGGAGTGCAATACCACCCCGAGTTCAAGAGCAGACCAAACCGTCCACACCCGCTTTTCAGTGGCTTCATTGCCGCATCCCTCGGACAGCAGAGTTGA
- a CDS encoding sugar ABC transporter substrate-binding protein, producing MKKLLMTLVVLLALGLLFAAGGKETKTGTEEITLEWWTWDPELLEQNEQIISSFEAANPGVTINNTIVGTKEYWTKIRIQANQNKLPDVFTMSSGYIEEWAKAGLLYNLDSFIKNDDTFTNFYQSIFDTSKEISNTESYYSIPFALVTTVLYYNKDAFDAAGVAYPSDDWTWDNFKKAAKQLTIDKNGDGKTDQWGHWFYGRYAHIEPWVYANNGKLIDKNSMQFNPDKNAMDAIKMLTDLVLVDKVAPPQKDMTSFQQQDVFSQGVAAMWVDGSWFVDTLRKNVGDDMRWGIARVPSGPAGPSNLTYGWPDSYALAPNTKHPEMAWKFAKYVAGEGINLDVYMAGKIPSAKKLAEDPLFADPSKQPGEEMNLLREQASGPMTTSYTMGWSEWRGYGGSESLGLNGTIDAIINSHMSFDEAFKKGTENINSVLKRYYK from the coding sequence ATGAAAAAACTACTGATGACATTGGTAGTCCTTCTTGCATTGGGTCTCCTGTTTGCAGCAGGTGGAAAAGAAACCAAGACGGGAACAGAAGAAATCACATTGGAGTGGTGGACATGGGATCCTGAGCTGCTTGAACAGAACGAGCAGATCATCAGCTCCTTCGAGGCGGCCAACCCTGGGGTTACAATCAATAACACCATAGTGGGAACCAAGGAGTATTGGACCAAGATCCGTATTCAGGCCAACCAGAACAAACTTCCTGATGTCTTCACGATGAGCTCTGGGTACATTGAGGAGTGGGCGAAGGCAGGTCTTTTGTACAATCTTGATTCCTTTATCAAGAATGACGATACCTTCACAAACTTCTATCAGTCCATTTTCGATACCAGTAAAGAGATCAGCAACACAGAGAGTTACTACTCCATTCCCTTTGCATTGGTCACCACGGTGCTCTATTACAACAAGGATGCATTCGACGCAGCCGGGGTTGCCTACCCGAGTGATGACTGGACCTGGGATAACTTCAAGAAAGCAGCCAAGCAGCTCACCATCGACAAGAACGGAGACGGAAAAACCGACCAGTGGGGACACTGGTTCTATGGCCGCTATGCGCACATAGAGCCTTGGGTTTATGCAAACAATGGAAAACTCATTGATAAGAACTCCATGCAGTTCAATCCTGACAAGAATGCCATGGATGCCATCAAGATGCTGACTGACCTTGTTCTTGTTGACAAGGTTGCCCCTCCCCAGAAGGACATGACCAGCTTCCAACAGCAGGATGTATTCAGCCAGGGAGTGGCAGCAATGTGGGTCGATGGTTCCTGGTTCGTCGATACACTCCGAAAGAATGTAGGCGATGATATGCGATGGGGCATTGCACGGGTTCCCAGTGGACCTGCAGGACCGAGCAATCTTACCTATGGATGGCCAGACAGCTATGCCCTAGCACCAAACACCAAGCATCCTGAAATGGCTTGGAAGTTTGCCAAGTACGTTGCAGGAGAGGGAATCAACCTGGATGTATACATGGCAGGAAAGATTCCCTCTGCAAAGAAACTTGCAGAAGATCCCCTGTTTGCCGATCCCAGCAAACAGCCAGGAGAAGAGATGAACCTCCTCAGAGAGCAGGCGAGCGGCCCAATGACCACCAGCTACACCATGGGGTGGAGTGAATGGAGAGGATATGGTGGCTCTGAGTCTCTTGGGCTCAACGGTACCATTGATGCAATCATCAACAGCCATATGAGCTTTGACGAGGCTTTCAAGAAGGGAACAGAGAACATCAACTCTGTCTTGAAGCGGTATTATAAGTAA
- a CDS encoding sugar ABC transporter permease: protein MTHPPYRWHSKLTPWVFIIPTVIGILVFRLIPIVSSLYLSFTDWNLLSSPAFIKLGNYQELLSSEEFIGIVLNTLQFSLIYVVGSIVCGLALAVLINVRIKGISFFRSAIYLPVVTSAVAVGIIWNWMLGPTYGLVNNLIEAIGLTPPYWLGDTKLALNTVASVQVWKMSGYYMIIFLAGLQGINRDTLESARVDGANAFQCFFRITLPMLMPTLFFVLTITIIDSFKNFELIYAMTKGGPQNASNTLVYDVYLNAFVYYRVGYASAIAYILLIFVGLMTLFNFYIKKHLVQNLD from the coding sequence ATGACCCACCCCCCATACCGATGGCACAGCAAGCTCACTCCCTGGGTGTTCATCATCCCCACCGTAATCGGCATTCTGGTATTCCGTCTTATCCCTATCGTCTCTTCCCTCTACCTCAGCTTTACCGATTGGAATCTCTTGAGCTCCCCTGCATTCATCAAGCTTGGGAATTATCAAGAGTTACTCTCCAGTGAGGAGTTCATCGGAATTGTACTGAATACCTTGCAGTTCTCCTTGATCTACGTTGTTGGATCCATTGTCTGTGGACTTGCCCTTGCCGTCCTTATCAATGTACGGATCAAGGGAATTTCCTTCTTCCGCTCAGCCATCTATCTCCCCGTGGTAACCTCTGCTGTAGCAGTGGGGATCATCTGGAACTGGATGCTCGGCCCCACCTATGGGTTGGTGAACAACCTCATTGAAGCAATAGGACTGACCCCACCCTACTGGCTTGGGGATACCAAGCTTGCCCTGAATACCGTTGCCTCAGTGCAGGTCTGGAAGATGAGCGGCTACTATATGATCATCTTCCTCGCCGGTTTGCAGGGTATCAACAGGGATACGCTTGAATCAGCACGGGTCGATGGTGCCAATGCATTCCAGTGTTTCTTCAGGATTACCCTACCCATGCTGATGCCAACCCTGTTTTTCGTACTCACCATCACCATCATTGACTCGTTCAAGAACTTCGAGCTGATCTATGCCATGACCAAGGGAGGTCCACAGAACGCGAGCAACACCCTGGTTTATGATGTCTACCTCAATGCTTTCGTCTACTACCGGGTAGGCTATGCCTCAGCGATTGCCTACATCCTTCTGATATTCGTAGGACTGATGACCCTTTTCAACTTCTACATCAAGAAGCATCTTGTCCAGAACTTAGATTGA
- a CDS encoding carbohydrate ABC transporter permease, giving the protein MKQKNADRYRLLLIAVVAILYIFPFLWMVSNSFMSEKNIFSVPPKFIPDLLFTDQVLDNYKEVFTQYNFGRYTINSLWVYALAAFGQILVCSLAGFALSTMHFKGKNLIFSLLIFTLMIPVQVTIIPEYYLFLKLNWMDTYLPLIVPSFLAGAFGTFMLKEFFAQVPRPLFDAGIIDGVNAYQMFARIYLPQASSPIATLFIIAFMNNWNDLLRPMLYISSRKLYTVTIALSQFQNQYGVKWNLLLAGSVLSVLPLLIIFAFSQRYIIESTMNTGIKG; this is encoded by the coding sequence ATGAAACAAAAAAACGCAGACCGATATCGTCTCCTCCTGATCGCCGTTGTTGCGATTCTCTATATCTTCCCCTTCCTCTGGATGGTCTCCAACTCATTCATGTCGGAGAAGAACATCTTCTCCGTACCCCCGAAATTCATCCCCGACCTTCTCTTCACCGACCAGGTGCTCGATAATTACAAGGAAGTCTTCACCCAGTACAACTTCGGCAGATACACCATCAACAGTCTCTGGGTGTATGCATTGGCAGCATTTGGACAGATACTGGTCTGTTCACTTGCAGGATTCGCGCTATCAACCATGCACTTCAAGGGAAAGAATCTCATTTTCTCCCTCCTGATCTTTACACTCATGATCCCCGTTCAAGTGACCATCATCCCCGAGTATTATCTCTTCCTCAAACTCAACTGGATGGACACCTATCTCCCCTTGATCGTACCCTCTTTCCTTGCTGGAGCCTTTGGGACCTTTATGCTCAAGGAATTCTTTGCCCAAGTACCCCGTCCTCTCTTTGATGCAGGGATCATAGATGGGGTGAATGCCTACCAGATGTTTGCACGCATCTACCTACCCCAAGCCTCCAGTCCTATCGCCACCCTCTTCATCATCGCATTCATGAACAACTGGAACGATTTGCTACGCCCCATGCTCTATATCTCGAGCAGGAAACTCTATACTGTGACCATTGCCCTCTCCCAGTTCCAGAACCAGTATGGTGTCAAATGGAACCTACTTTTAGCTGGAAGTGTACTCTCCGTTCTTCCCCTGCTCATCATTTTCGCGTTCAGCCAACGGTACATCATCGAAAGCACCATGAACACAGGCATCAAGGGGTAG
- a CDS encoding phosphodiester glycosidase family protein, which translates to MRNTIITETHQNKEIQRFQVVEEFAWKNLQFVSPGFDAGSIREIARLYRLNIVEKDPSAYGRLVFFHVPENIDLPFPPHSGDTWFFSRNITAKVQLQKLADEGSLYKDGAWISKDTSARLFLNQLEREHHLEMVSGEKDEMTFIPIDGKVGFPSSLASPLVVNSHFFLMDPTDLDSPFCELGTPHGLALKDGVVLNPPLNHRPCLLVDRAGTSHTTQVELTDLVVEIGSVQYRHERNAIFYFRPETCITPSSSGTDIVITGNTVVAVKQGGNSRVPMAGFVLSLRNEISLQDTTVRFLGLEAYQFGIQVGPPMMRESSMVDTLCCPFFNPLVAETSFPPTVYPLPFSSARAARIALGTNRDGEPVLVWAEGASKRNYQRGKESSGASLLELAQFCDRQHYQEIINLDGGGSSQIIYEGKRYLKIADRYEDNSEAERPVPLALVFSASCSQ; encoded by the coding sequence ATGAGAAACACCATCATTACCGAGACCCATCAAAACAAGGAAATACAACGTTTCCAGGTTGTGGAAGAGTTTGCATGGAAAAACTTGCAGTTCGTCTCTCCTGGTTTCGATGCAGGATCAATCAGGGAGATTGCAAGGCTTTACCGGCTCAACATCGTGGAGAAAGACCCCTCAGCCTATGGCAGACTGGTCTTCTTCCATGTACCTGAGAATATCGATCTTCCTTTTCCCCCTCATAGTGGAGATACGTGGTTTTTCTCCAGGAACATCACCGCCAAAGTGCAGCTCCAGAAGCTTGCAGATGAGGGTAGTCTCTACAAGGATGGAGCATGGATAAGCAAGGATACTTCTGCCAGGCTGTTCCTTAACCAGCTGGAGAGAGAGCATCACCTTGAGATGGTTTCGGGTGAGAAGGATGAGATGACCTTCATCCCTATTGATGGGAAGGTAGGATTTCCTTCTTCCCTTGCCTCTCCCCTTGTCGTAAACTCCCATTTTTTCCTGATGGACCCCACCGACCTCGACTCCCCCTTCTGTGAACTTGGTACCCCCCACGGCCTAGCGCTCAAGGATGGAGTGGTACTCAATCCACCACTGAACCATCGGCCTTGCCTCTTGGTGGATCGAGCAGGGACCAGCCACACCACACAGGTTGAACTGACTGATTTGGTGGTGGAAATCGGCTCTGTACAGTACCGACATGAAAGAAATGCAATCTTTTACTTCCGCCCCGAAACCTGTATTACTCCAAGTAGTAGTGGTACCGATATTGTCATTACGGGCAATACCGTTGTGGCAGTGAAGCAGGGAGGAAATTCGAGAGTGCCAATGGCTGGGTTTGTCCTCAGCCTAAGGAATGAGATATCACTCCAGGATACCACTGTTCGCTTTCTTGGTTTGGAGGCGTACCAGTTCGGCATTCAGGTAGGGCCCCCCATGATGAGGGAATCGAGTATGGTCGACACGCTCTGCTGTCCTTTTTTTAATCCACTCGTTGCTGAGACTTCATTTCCACCGACCGTTTATCCACTACCGTTCTCATCAGCTCGGGCTGCTCGTATCGCACTGGGAACTAATAGAGATGGAGAGCCCGTACTGGTGTGGGCTGAAGGAGCAAGCAAGCGAAATTACCAGAGGGGAAAGGAGAGCTCAGGGGCTTCCTTGCTCGAGTTGGCACAGTTTTGTGACCGACAACACTACCAGGAGATCATCAACCTTGATGGGGGAGGGTCTTCACAGATTATCTATGAAGGGAAACGATACCTGAAGATTGCCGATCGATATGAGGACAACAGCGAAGCCGAGCGCCCAGTCCCCCTTGCGCTGGTTTTTAGCGCTTCCTGTTCGCAGTAA